The proteins below are encoded in one region of Bacillus sp. 2205SS5-2:
- a CDS encoding TnsA endonuclease N-terminal domain-containing protein, with product MSKRKRTSEIEKWIKEGRGTGSGADYQPWLKIQDVSSLGRSTRLKGIKTGRQHEFLSDLERNYFYLTEFSDVILDIREQFPLLPQEETIVIAEELGIKHPADPKTGHPIVMTTDFLLTVDKGQGVFEVAHTIKMKDKLLEERVLEKFEIEREYWKRRSINWATVTEEEIHKTMARNISYIHDYFDIRSYDVYQEMDDQHIEALSMSLMNRLLNNSRSIREITNEFDTDTHLPFGSGVTLFYHLLARKIVVIDMQKPIDLEQTIDIKCIDEGNLEKVKYG from the coding sequence GTGTCGAAAAGAAAAAGAACATCTGAAATTGAGAAGTGGATTAAAGAAGGTCGAGGCACTGGCAGTGGAGCAGATTATCAGCCTTGGCTTAAAATTCAAGATGTTTCCTCATTAGGTCGATCAACAAGATTAAAAGGTATAAAAACCGGCAGACAACATGAGTTTTTATCGGATTTGGAACGGAACTACTTTTATTTAACTGAATTTTCTGATGTTATCTTGGATATTCGTGAACAATTTCCTTTATTACCACAAGAAGAGACGATTGTCATTGCTGAAGAGCTTGGGATTAAACACCCAGCTGATCCAAAAACAGGCCATCCAATTGTTATGACAACGGACTTTTTATTAACAGTTGATAAAGGGCAAGGTGTATTTGAAGTCGCTCATACTATCAAAATGAAAGATAAGCTGTTAGAAGAACGTGTGTTAGAGAAGTTTGAAATTGAACGGGAATATTGGAAGCGTAGAAGCATTAATTGGGCAACTGTAACAGAGGAAGAAATTCATAAGACAATGGCAAGAAATATTAGTTATATCCATGATTATTTTGATATTCGTAGCTATGATGTATATCAAGAAATGGATGACCAACATATTGAAGCTTTATCCATGTCTCTTATGAATCGCCTATTGAATAATTCACGAAGTATCCGTGAAATTACTAATGAGTTTGATACAGATACACACTTGCCTTTTGGAAGTGGTGTTACACTATTTTATCACTTGCTTGCTAGAAAAATCGTAGTCATTGATATGCAAAAGCCGATTGATTTAGAGCAAACAATTGATATTAAATGTATTGATGAAGGTAATTTAGAGAAGGTGAAATACGGATGA
- a CDS encoding Mu transposase C-terminal domain-containing protein produces MIYINQVFQYVTDSTRIRVIDIEEPHVYIVNIDTSSAMPRRELYSNLITDMNQGELLAINDPYAKVISESDLTEVQIRKREEDWETIQKYCVPNMQDLRYKRGRENKIREIARDSNLGKTKVKKLLTRYWQRGMTKNAMLPDYSNSGGKGRTKALTNAKVGRPRKVSINNEYQTGINITDEVKIQIEHVINKYYRKKNNYSLRDVYNFMLRDFYSDRYKVNGELKYGIWEATRIPSYHQFYYWFKKLEDPKKDIQFRKSTKEYELKHRPILSDSKSETNGPGTRFQIDATIADIYLVSSLDVNKVIGRPVIYAVLDVYSRIITGLYVGLEGPSWIGAMMALDNMVADKVKFCNQYGIDITPEQWPTHHLPEIIIADRGEFEGYSVENLINNLNIKIENTAAYRGDLKGIVERKFRTFNGKVKQKAPGAIQKEFRERGDQDYRLNATLNLKEFTSLIITMVLHHNRKIIDKYPVEKEMVSDGLVPTPINLWNWGIQNRKGRLRAVDRNILRLNVLPRGKATISRAGIKFKNLLYGSRQAIEEQWYLKLKNRSLEIVYDPRNIEKIYIPHDNGIDFETCILLEPNQQYKGDFLEEIVFQQQLRNELEGMERTNQIQLTVNTDAALEEIIKKAVKNKKESFNQPTSKKAKIAAIRENKDVEKQLNREAEKFDLSPHKVSEAAEVIDFVTKEKIDETPPKKSSSRLMEKLKKKRDEEFGKDK; encoded by the coding sequence ATGATTTATATTAATCAAGTATTTCAATATGTAACCGATTCGACAAGGATTCGGGTAATTGATATTGAAGAACCACATGTCTATATTGTTAATATTGACACGAGTAGTGCGATGCCGAGGAGGGAGCTATATTCCAACCTAATTACAGATATGAATCAAGGAGAGTTACTTGCGATTAATGATCCCTATGCAAAAGTGATTTCAGAAAGTGATTTAACAGAAGTGCAAATTCGTAAGCGCGAAGAAGATTGGGAAACTATACAAAAATACTGTGTCCCCAATATGCAAGATTTGCGCTACAAACGAGGAAGAGAAAATAAAATTCGTGAAATCGCTCGGGACAGCAACTTAGGCAAAACAAAGGTTAAAAAGTTACTAACTCGTTATTGGCAACGTGGTATGACCAAAAATGCCATGTTACCTGACTACTCTAATTCAGGTGGTAAAGGGAGAACAAAAGCCCTAACAAATGCAAAGGTTGGTCGTCCTAGAAAGGTAAGTATAAATAATGAATATCAAACTGGTATTAACATTACTGATGAAGTAAAGATCCAAATTGAGCACGTTATCAACAAGTACTACAGGAAAAAGAATAATTACTCTTTAAGAGATGTTTATAATTTCATGCTGCGTGACTTTTACTCTGATCGCTATAAGGTAAATGGTGAGCTAAAGTACGGTATTTGGGAGGCCACTCGAATTCCCTCGTACCATCAGTTTTACTACTGGTTTAAAAAGCTTGAAGACCCGAAAAAGGATATTCAATTCCGTAAAAGTACAAAGGAATATGAATTGAAGCATCGTCCGATTTTAAGTGATTCTAAATCAGAAACAAATGGTCCTGGTACTAGATTTCAAATTGACGCTACCATTGCAGATATTTATTTAGTTAGTTCACTTGACGTAAATAAAGTAATTGGGCGACCTGTTATTTATGCGGTACTTGATGTGTATTCACGTATTATTACGGGTCTATATGTTGGGCTAGAAGGGCCGTCTTGGATAGGTGCAATGATGGCTTTAGATAATATGGTTGCTGACAAAGTAAAGTTCTGTAATCAGTACGGAATTGATATTACACCTGAGCAATGGCCAACACATCATTTGCCTGAAATTATTATCGCTGATCGAGGTGAGTTTGAAGGCTATTCCGTAGAGAATTTAATTAACAATCTTAACATTAAAATCGAGAATACTGCGGCTTATAGGGGGGATTTGAAAGGGATTGTTGAAAGGAAATTCCGTACGTTTAATGGGAAGGTAAAGCAAAAAGCTCCCGGGGCAATTCAAAAGGAATTTCGAGAACGGGGCGATCAAGATTATCGCTTAAACGCTACGCTGAATTTAAAGGAATTTACATCTCTTATTATTACGATGGTGCTACACCATAACCGCAAAATCATTGATAAATATCCCGTTGAAAAAGAAATGGTATCTGATGGACTAGTGCCAACACCGATTAACTTATGGAATTGGGGTATTCAAAATCGTAAAGGAAGGTTAAGGGCAGTTGATCGAAATATTCTACGTCTAAACGTGCTTCCACGTGGGAAAGCGACAATTTCAAGAGCTGGAATCAAGTTTAAAAATCTTCTTTATGGTTCTCGCCAAGCGATTGAAGAGCAATGGTATTTAAAGTTGAAAAATAGAAGTCTAGAAATCGTTTATGATCCGCGCAATATTGAAAAAATCTATATTCCCCATGATAACGGAATAGATTTTGAAACGTGTATTTTATTAGAGCCTAATCAGCAATATAAAGGTGACTTCTTAGAGGAAATTGTTTTTCAGCAACAACTTCGGAATGAACTAGAGGGAATGGAACGAACAAATCAGATCCAGCTTACAGTAAATACTGATGCTGCATTAGAAGAGATTATAAAAAAAGCAGTGAAGAACAAAAAAGAATCTTTCAATCAGCCAACCAGCAAGAAAGCTAAAATAGCAGCTATTCGTGAAAACAAGGATGTTGAAAAGCAGTTAAACCGTGAAGCTGAAAAGTTTGATTTATCACCTCATAAAGTTAGTGAAGCAGCTGAAGTAATCGACTTCGTTACAAAAGAGAAGATTGATGAAACACCACCTAAGAAATCAAGCTCACGTCTTATGGAAAAATTAAAGAAGAAGCGAGATGAGGAATTTGGGAAAGACAAATGA
- a CDS encoding ATP-binding protein encodes MRNLGKTNDMVVLKGDFEKAVYKEQLLNEYTNNPFIEALPPIFNEDDVLERFMVTPRISEQDKLSETNIRYHVLKRVRNFTQPLPIHFEVERRLSTLIRRGYLARNPLDRTFLERVRVLHELREEEETAHRYIDERLNYIRSTADSLSIIGISGIGKTTAIERLLLMYPQVIKHEEYKGQPFNRTQIVWLKIDCPYDGSLSTLCKSFFKAIDDLLGTRYLEKYGYLNRVTSTMLLYMTSLASMYGIGVLVIDEIQHLLHSKNEQEEMLNFFVTLSNTVGIPTVLIGTSKAQKLFKGNFRQARRAASDGAIIWDRMDKNSEEWEFFLETLWELQCLKTHSELTEETKKAFYYECQGITAVAVNLFILAQERVLFDEDNPAEIITPQVLKKTARVDMQTIQPMMTAIRTNNFADMMKYEDIMINLDEVMLNHKRNTEMTGRIQEAFKERQNTIEYKRQDMIGNLSVEVVALGIFDSLKENDIKKLAQKIVERNPLDTEFNQLKSDVIQHAIALNQQKKDQKSKGKAKNTEILPLLKLRKQALDKKQHPYELLKANGYIKNPLEEFY; translated from the coding sequence ATGAGGAATTTGGGAAAGACAAATGACATGGTTGTCTTAAAAGGAGACTTTGAGAAAGCTGTCTATAAGGAACAACTTTTAAATGAATATACCAATAATCCTTTCATCGAAGCTCTTCCACCTATATTTAATGAGGACGATGTGCTAGAGCGATTTATGGTGACTCCACGAATTAGTGAGCAAGATAAGTTAAGTGAAACGAATATTCGTTATCACGTCTTAAAACGTGTAAGGAATTTTACCCAGCCGTTACCGATACATTTCGAGGTAGAACGCCGATTGTCTACATTGATTCGGAGAGGTTACTTGGCGCGAAATCCATTAGATAGAACATTTCTAGAGCGTGTTCGGGTGTTGCATGAATTGCGTGAAGAAGAGGAAACAGCTCATAGATATATAGATGAACGACTAAATTACATTCGTTCAACTGCTGATAGCTTATCCATTATCGGTATTTCTGGAATTGGTAAAACAACAGCAATTGAACGTCTTTTGCTTATGTATCCACAAGTGATCAAGCATGAAGAATACAAAGGACAACCGTTTAATAGAACTCAAATTGTTTGGCTTAAAATTGACTGCCCGTATGATGGAAGTTTATCTACACTTTGCAAAAGCTTTTTCAAAGCAATTGATGATTTACTAGGAACTCGATATTTAGAAAAGTACGGTTATTTGAACCGTGTGACATCGACAATGTTATTGTACATGACATCGTTAGCAAGTATGTACGGCATCGGTGTTTTAGTAATTGATGAAATCCAGCACTTACTACATTCCAAAAATGAACAGGAAGAAATGTTAAATTTTTTTGTAACACTGTCTAATACAGTTGGTATTCCTACGGTTTTAATCGGCACTTCTAAAGCACAAAAACTATTCAAAGGAAACTTCAGACAGGCAAGACGGGCAGCAAGTGATGGAGCTATTATTTGGGATCGTATGGATAAAAATAGTGAAGAGTGGGAGTTTTTCCTAGAGACACTTTGGGAATTACAGTGTTTAAAAACCCATTCTGAGCTTACAGAGGAGACAAAGAAGGCATTTTATTATGAATGCCAAGGGATTACTGCTGTTGCCGTGAACCTATTTATTCTAGCGCAAGAACGAGTATTATTTGATGAGGACAACCCGGCTGAAATCATTACACCACAAGTGTTAAAAAAGACTGCTAGGGTAGATATGCAAACGATTCAACCAATGATGACAGCTATTCGGACGAACAATTTTGCCGATATGATGAAATATGAAGATATTATGATTAACTTGGATGAAGTCATGCTGAATCACAAGCGAAATACTGAAATGACAGGACGTATTCAAGAAGCATTTAAAGAGCGCCAAAATACAATAGAGTATAAACGCCAAGACATGATTGGGAACTTAAGTGTTGAGGTGGTAGCCCTAGGTATTTTTGATAGTTTGAAAGAAAATGATATAAAAAAACTCGCACAAAAAATAGTTGAGAGAAATCCACTTGATACTGAATTTAATCAACTTAAATCAGATGTGATTCAGCATGCGATTGCATTAAATCAACAAAAGAAAGATCAAAAATCAAAGGGAAAAGCAAAAAATACAGAGATTCTGCCATTGCTAAAGCTAAGAAAGCAAGCGTTAGACAAAAAGCAACACCCCTATGAATTATTAAAAGCAAATGGATACATTAAAAATCCTTTGGAGGAATTCTACTAG
- a CDS encoding TnsD family transposase, with product MLPFFTDPYPDELIYSAVARYHFYSGNIDCKDTLEEVFQTRSVIPSVEIGSHFSVLVEQLGSNYSVESLVANHTIYLYYAPFLSKQRQQELLQDVQGDGKGLYTRLGMVAGGICKKDGLYYCPECAASDIERRGEPYIHREHQLQGIDFCAHHEQKLKKYPIDFSKQSRIEFIRFDKKLMNLSMIQEVEPKEFVVIQIALAKMAYQLLQVPIHHFSRESINRKYRVLLRERNLITTSNRIRQNELYKVFQSKFPKGFLVKYESAIDVDDEYNWLKVITRNLKRHAHPFRHLLMLYFLEQDVDSFLQVEADTGSFGSGPWPCLNKAANHYKEFVIPEVNVTRDFKSKASIGTFECSCGFIYSKKGPDRFKYRIGRIKAFGDVWKAKLHELEAEGRYSTRTLAKVLGVDSKTVKKYLSSEIKIERLSENTIPSMLLIYRKQLLNGMRQYPSYSRTQIHKCFPKEYMYLYRHDKEWLFKQLPIIQEKKNNQAIVDWASRDREYCFKVEKLYKELIELEKPVRITISIIGKRLGILSNLEKHLDKLPQTKKLLSETTESTQQFQIRRCCKIIDRILQRQELVVLWKIQRIGAVKSHHFHEIKPYLEEYLRTKQEVKSYEQTTG from the coding sequence ATGCTGCCATTCTTTACTGATCCATATCCAGATGAATTGATTTATTCGGCGGTCGCACGTTATCACTTTTACAGTGGGAATATTGATTGCAAGGATACGTTGGAAGAAGTATTTCAAACTCGTTCTGTTATACCAAGTGTAGAGATTGGCAGTCATTTTTCTGTACTAGTTGAGCAATTAGGCTCTAACTATTCTGTTGAAAGCCTAGTCGCTAATCACACGATTTACCTTTACTATGCTCCGTTTCTTTCCAAACAACGTCAGCAAGAACTTTTACAAGATGTTCAAGGAGATGGAAAAGGACTATATACAAGACTTGGAATGGTCGCAGGAGGTATTTGTAAAAAGGACGGACTCTATTATTGTCCGGAATGTGCAGCTAGTGATATTGAGCGACGTGGAGAACCCTATATTCATCGTGAGCATCAACTACAAGGGATTGATTTCTGTGCACATCATGAACAGAAATTAAAGAAGTATCCTATAGATTTTTCAAAGCAGAGTAGAATCGAGTTTATTCGATTTGATAAAAAACTAATGAACTTATCGATGATTCAAGAGGTTGAACCAAAAGAGTTTGTAGTTATTCAAATTGCTTTGGCAAAGATGGCATATCAACTGCTGCAAGTCCCAATACATCACTTTTCAAGAGAATCTATTAATCGTAAATATCGTGTTCTTTTACGTGAGCGTAATTTAATAACAACTTCTAATCGAATTCGGCAAAATGAGCTATACAAAGTATTTCAATCAAAGTTCCCAAAAGGATTTTTAGTTAAGTATGAATCAGCAATCGATGTTGATGATGAGTACAATTGGCTGAAGGTCATTACACGCAATCTAAAACGCCATGCACATCCTTTCCGTCATTTGCTTATGCTTTATTTCTTAGAACAAGATGTAGATTCCTTTTTACAAGTTGAAGCTGATACAGGTTCTTTCGGTAGTGGCCCATGGCCTTGTTTAAATAAAGCAGCTAATCATTATAAAGAATTTGTGATTCCTGAAGTAAATGTTACGAGAGATTTTAAATCAAAAGCATCCATTGGTACGTTTGAATGCTCTTGTGGCTTTATTTACTCTAAAAAAGGCCCTGATAGATTTAAATATCGTATTGGACGTATAAAAGCGTTTGGAGACGTCTGGAAGGCAAAATTACATGAATTGGAAGCAGAAGGGAGGTACAGTACAAGAACATTAGCTAAAGTGCTTGGTGTAGATTCGAAAACGGTTAAAAAATATCTTTCTTCAGAGATAAAAATTGAAAGATTATCAGAGAACACTATTCCTTCGATGTTGCTAATTTATCGAAAACAATTGTTAAACGGAATGAGGCAATACCCAAGTTATTCAAGAACACAAATTCATAAGTGTTTCCCAAAAGAATATATGTACTTGTATCGTCATGATAAAGAATGGCTGTTCAAACAGCTGCCTATAATTCAGGAGAAGAAGAATAACCAAGCAATTGTCGATTGGGCCTCACGTGATCGAGAATACTGCTTTAAAGTGGAGAAGCTTTACAAGGAGTTAATCGAACTAGAAAAACCTGTCCGAATTACAATCTCAATTATTGGGAAACGGCTTGGAATATTATCAAACTTGGAGAAACATCTTGATAAGCTCCCCCAGACTAAAAAGCTCCTATCTGAAACTACGGAATCTACTCAACAATTCCAAATCAGACGTTGTTGTAAGATTATTGATCGAATATTACAGAGGCAAGAACTAGTTGTATTATGGAAAATACAGCGTATTGGCGCTGTGAAGTCACATCATTTTCATGAAATAAAACCGTATTTGGAAGAATATTTACGAACAAAACAGGAAGTGAAAAGTTATGAGCAAACAACAGGTTAA
- a CDS encoding Tn7-like element transposition protein TnsE — MSKQQVKIAWPFATGEKAQLLWIGEPFRYEHKMMIKAYFRSQGRTECILMDWGTLPCLAIQHFYTDGIITVSKAPEGVQEINMTIYPNKVKYHERPWSIQGSSDSATSRSFVFSFNGKNVILPVIEVLRSILAPNGFLLYRLFESNSFPQFFTETYEPNKIHLSFSSQYELKYTKTAFVYQLVWLLTNRDLRQVYENIAFTWLQEKALRFEWTFTQPITITARVKEKNNTFTILQIVNVKNKDIPYKYISISHPEIQDQEKSNEAKKYTYRSLNKQGDEEGFTLDEQLDGSTEDFDLVQMNQLKHEYTLVPKIERIKGSVSKQRTKEDENTKKYYINTGSIRSTADSGGQQLVRGLEHQMLHEIQAQGELQDFINVLKVLERYPIIGAIQVIMDVLPDSHGERRFTKLSDNITKRRYVIAQIYLGNGKQYNIIEIERQNRSLSMLIISSSITCEWKAIYDRLLVNLVNDCGTWTSKSLKSLEDQGITLVKAKHSSKGVQHRAEVLLNKILY; from the coding sequence ATGAGCAAACAACAGGTTAAAATTGCTTGGCCTTTTGCTACAGGTGAAAAAGCACAACTACTATGGATTGGTGAACCATTCCGATATGAACATAAAATGATGATTAAAGCTTATTTTCGCTCACAAGGCCGTACAGAATGTATATTAATGGATTGGGGTACATTACCATGCCTAGCAATTCAACATTTTTATACTGATGGCATCATAACGGTAAGTAAAGCCCCTGAAGGTGTACAAGAGATAAATATGACTATTTATCCTAATAAAGTTAAATATCATGAACGACCTTGGTCTATTCAGGGAAGCAGTGATTCTGCAACTTCCCGTAGTTTCGTGTTCTCTTTCAATGGGAAGAATGTTATTTTACCAGTCATTGAAGTATTACGTAGCATATTAGCTCCGAATGGTTTTCTTTTATATCGCTTGTTCGAATCGAATTCATTTCCTCAGTTCTTCACAGAAACATACGAACCTAATAAAATTCATCTTAGCTTTTCATCACAATATGAATTGAAATATACAAAGACAGCGTTCGTATATCAATTGGTGTGGTTGCTGACGAACCGTGATTTACGACAAGTTTATGAAAATATAGCCTTTACCTGGTTGCAGGAAAAGGCTTTGAGATTCGAATGGACCTTTACACAGCCGATAACTATAACAGCTCGTGTAAAGGAGAAGAATAATACGTTTACAATATTACAAATTGTTAATGTGAAAAATAAAGATATTCCGTACAAGTATATTTCTATTTCACATCCAGAAATACAAGATCAAGAGAAATCCAATGAAGCGAAGAAGTACACTTATCGTTCTCTAAATAAACAGGGTGATGAAGAGGGCTTTACATTAGATGAACAATTAGATGGTTCTACTGAAGACTTTGATCTCGTACAAATGAATCAGTTAAAACATGAATACACATTAGTTCCCAAAATTGAACGTATTAAAGGTAGCGTTTCCAAGCAGCGAACGAAGGAAGATGAAAACACAAAGAAATACTACATTAATACGGGTTCTATTCGATCAACCGCAGATAGTGGTGGACAACAACTCGTGCGAGGATTAGAGCATCAAATGCTACATGAAATTCAAGCACAAGGAGAGCTTCAAGATTTTATTAATGTTCTAAAAGTACTTGAGCGATATCCCATAATAGGAGCAATACAAGTAATTATGGATGTGTTGCCAGATAGTCACGGTGAACGGAGATTTACTAAGTTGAGTGATAATATCACTAAGCGACGATATGTTATTGCCCAAATATATTTAGGGAATGGAAAACAATACAATATTATAGAAATTGAACGGCAAAATCGTTCTTTGTCAATGTTGATTATATCATCATCTATAACGTGTGAATGGAAAGCTATTTATGATCGGTTGCTAGTAAATCTTGTGAATGATTGTGGAACTTGGACAAGTAAGTCATTGAAAAGCCTGGAAGACCAAGGTATTACACTGGTAAAAGCTAAACATAGTTCTAAAGGGGTTCAGCATAGGGCAGAGGTTTTATTGAATAAAATACTATATTAG